A portion of the Krasilnikovia cinnamomea genome contains these proteins:
- the kstR gene encoding cholesterol catabolism transcriptional regulator KstR, with the protein MAARTNTRIGTGRRVLAGTDAEHGSAAQRDRHRRILEATLRLAAKGGYEAVQMRAVAELAEVALGTLYRYFPSKIHLLVSALALELERIQEKLNRRPVPGDTPYERVQFVLDRVTRAMQREPLVTEAMTRAFMFADPSASAEVNAVARLMEEIFTHAMHDGEPDADDRAKARVIGDVWLSNLVAWVTRRASADDVINHLELASRLLLR; encoded by the coding sequence ATGGCAGCGAGAACGAATACCAGAATTGGCACCGGGCGCCGGGTGCTCGCCGGCACGGACGCCGAGCACGGCTCCGCCGCCCAGCGGGACCGGCACCGCCGGATCCTGGAGGCCACGCTGCGCCTGGCCGCGAAGGGTGGCTACGAGGCGGTACAGATGCGCGCCGTCGCCGAACTGGCCGAGGTCGCGCTGGGCACGCTGTACCGGTACTTCCCCTCCAAGATCCATCTCCTGGTGTCGGCACTGGCGCTGGAGCTGGAGCGGATCCAGGAGAAGCTGAACCGCAGGCCCGTGCCCGGCGACACCCCGTACGAGCGGGTGCAGTTCGTGCTCGACCGGGTGACCCGGGCGATGCAGCGCGAGCCGCTGGTCACCGAGGCCATGACCCGTGCGTTCATGTTCGCCGACCCGTCCGCCAGCGCCGAGGTCAACGCGGTGGCGCGGCTGATGGAGGAGATCTTCACGCACGCGATGCACGACGGCGAGCCGGACGCCGACGACCGGGCAAAGGCCAGGGTGATCGGGGACGTGTGGCTGTCCAATCTGGTGGCATGGGTGACGCGCCGCGCCTCGGCCGACGACGTGATCAACCACCTGGAGCTGGCCAGCCGCCTGCTGCTGCGCTGA
- a CDS encoding acyl-CoA dehydrogenase family protein: MAMDFELDEAQRAIVRLAGDVLDDNADAPERAWKALGQAGLLTLAVPARLGGAGLGVLETALVLTEIGRRAAGVPALSTLALGVLPVTRWGGPGQQRDLLDAVRQGRGLTAALGEPGEPFPDRPRTTATAGWTLDGTATGVLDAEQAYRILVPVSVPGGGVAVTVVDPAAPGVSLRRTPTSAGTPEYTVMLDGVVAEPLGDDTDGRCVADLHRFAVAGACALADGLLAGALRLTADHVRTRHQFGRPLAAFQAVAQQIADIYVTARTLRLSALAALWRLGAGRPADDDLWVAAHWLTSEAPPALRTCHHLHGGLGLAADYPLHRYGAQLRDLVRHLGGSEYCLHRLGGCLAHRPD; the protein is encoded by the coding sequence GTGGCGATGGACTTCGAACTGGACGAGGCGCAGCGGGCCATCGTCCGCCTCGCCGGTGATGTGCTGGACGACAACGCGGACGCCCCGGAGCGAGCGTGGAAGGCGCTCGGGCAGGCGGGCCTGCTCACCCTCGCGGTCCCTGCCCGGCTCGGCGGCGCCGGGCTGGGCGTACTGGAAACCGCGCTGGTGCTCACCGAGATCGGACGCCGGGCGGCCGGAGTCCCCGCGCTGTCCACCCTGGCCCTCGGCGTGCTGCCGGTGACCCGGTGGGGCGGCCCGGGACAGCAACGCGACCTGCTGGACGCGGTGCGGCAGGGCAGGGGCCTCACCGCGGCGCTGGGCGAGCCGGGCGAACCGTTCCCGGACCGGCCGCGTACCACGGCCACCGCCGGCTGGACGCTCGACGGCACGGCGACCGGCGTGCTCGACGCCGAGCAGGCGTACCGGATCCTCGTCCCGGTGAGCGTGCCGGGCGGTGGGGTCGCGGTCACCGTCGTCGACCCGGCAGCCCCCGGCGTCTCGCTGCGGCGCACGCCCACGTCGGCGGGCACCCCGGAGTACACCGTCATGCTGGACGGGGTGGTCGCGGAGCCGCTCGGCGACGACACCGACGGCCGCTGCGTCGCCGACCTGCACCGGTTCGCGGTCGCCGGTGCGTGCGCGCTCGCCGACGGGCTGCTGGCCGGGGCGCTGCGGCTGACCGCCGACCACGTCCGTACCCGGCACCAGTTCGGCCGCCCGCTCGCCGCGTTCCAGGCCGTCGCCCAGCAGATCGCCGACATCTACGTCACCGCGCGCACGCTGCGCCTGTCCGCGCTCGCCGCGCTCTGGCGGCTGGGCGCCGGCCGGCCGGCGGACGACGACCTGTGGGTGGCCGCGCACTGGCTGACCAGCGAGGCACCACCGGCCCTGCGCACCTGCCACCACCTGCACGGCGGGCTCGGCCTGGCCGCCGACTATCCACTTCACCGGTACGGCGCGCAGCTGCGCGACCTGGTCCGCCACCTCGGCGGCAGCGAGTACTGCCTGCACCGGCTGGGAGGTTGCCTTGCTCATCGACCTGACTGA
- a CDS encoding acyl-CoA dehydrogenase family protein, whose amino-acid sequence MLIDLTDEQHALRQRLRAYLSDLISPQQRAALRHERHGPAHREVVARLGRDGWLGLGFPTRYGGGGLGPMEQQIFVNEAARADVPLPSVTLQTVAPTLLAHGTPQQRDFFLPRILAGVLHFAIGYTEPEAGTDLAALRTRAVRDGDTYVVDGQKTFTTGAHDADYLWLAARTDPDASRHHGLSILIVDTRDPGYAWTPIITCDGAHHVNAVYLTGVRVPVSMRVGPENGGWRLLTTQLNHERVMLGPAGRLGALYDRVRTWVSANPPLPEHPDVRRTLARTHACLRVNELLNWQVAGTDPPSVADASATKVFASERLLRLGQDLEELVGRYGDPTDPATADLLSWLDLQAKRNLVLTFGGGVNEIQRELIASAGLGLPRVPR is encoded by the coding sequence TTGCTCATCGACCTGACTGACGAGCAGCACGCGCTGCGGCAGCGGCTGCGGGCGTACCTGAGCGATCTGATCTCGCCGCAGCAGCGGGCCGCGCTGCGGCACGAGCGGCACGGCCCGGCCCACCGCGAGGTGGTCGCGCGGCTGGGCCGCGACGGCTGGCTCGGCCTCGGCTTCCCCACCCGGTACGGCGGCGGCGGGCTCGGCCCCATGGAACAGCAGATCTTCGTGAACGAGGCGGCCCGCGCCGACGTCCCGCTGCCGTCGGTCACCCTGCAGACCGTGGCGCCGACCCTGCTCGCGCACGGCACCCCGCAACAGCGGGACTTCTTCCTCCCACGCATCCTGGCAGGCGTTCTCCACTTCGCCATCGGCTACACCGAGCCTGAGGCCGGCACGGACCTTGCCGCGCTGCGCACCCGTGCCGTGCGCGACGGCGACACGTACGTGGTCGACGGCCAGAAGACGTTCACCACCGGCGCGCACGACGCCGACTACCTGTGGCTCGCCGCCCGGACCGACCCGGACGCCTCCCGCCACCACGGCCTGTCCATTCTCATCGTGGACACCCGAGACCCCGGGTACGCGTGGACCCCGATCATCACCTGCGACGGCGCGCACCACGTCAACGCGGTCTACCTCACCGGCGTGCGCGTACCGGTGTCGATGCGGGTCGGCCCGGAGAACGGCGGCTGGCGGCTGCTGACCACCCAGCTCAACCACGAGCGGGTGATGCTGGGACCGGCCGGGCGTCTCGGCGCCCTGTACGACCGGGTGCGGACCTGGGTGTCCGCGAACCCGCCGCTGCCGGAGCACCCCGACGTGCGCCGCACGCTCGCCCGCACCCACGCCTGCCTGCGCGTCAACGAGCTGCTCAACTGGCAGGTGGCCGGCACCGACCCGCCCTCGGTGGCGGACGCGTCGGCGACCAAGGTCTTCGCCTCGGAACGGCTGCTGCGGCTCGGCCAGGACCTCGAGGAGCTCGTCGGCCGGTACGGCGATCCCACCGACCCCGCGACCGCCGACCTGCTGTCCTGGCTGGACCTGCAGGCCAAACGCAACCTGGTGCTGACGTTCGGCGGCGGCGTCAACGAGATCCAGCGGGAACTGATCGCGTCCGCGGGCCTGGGCCTGCCCCGCGTGCCCAGATAG
- a CDS encoding MaoC/PaaZ C-terminal domain-containing protein: MPAWRPADRPGNVLPPWELEVTPTVVISTALATRDFQDVHHDRDAAVRRGGRDIFLNILATTGLVQRYVTDWAGPGALVRGVAVRLGTPCYANDTLTFTGRAAPDTGGERVVTVSGRTARGEHVAATVRVTS, from the coding sequence CTGCCGGCGTGGCGCCCCGCCGACCGGCCCGGGAACGTCCTGCCGCCGTGGGAGCTGGAGGTGACCCCCACCGTGGTGATCAGCACCGCCCTCGCCACCCGCGACTTCCAGGACGTCCACCACGACCGCGACGCCGCCGTCCGGCGCGGCGGCCGGGACATCTTCCTCAACATCCTCGCCACCACGGGCCTGGTGCAGCGCTACGTCACCGACTGGGCCGGTCCCGGGGCGCTCGTTCGCGGCGTCGCGGTCCGCCTCGGCACACCGTGCTACGCCAACGACACACTCACCTTCACCGGGCGGGCGGCGCCGGACACCGGCGGCGAACGGGTGGTGACCGTGAGCGGCCGCACCGCGCGGGGCGAGCACGTCGCCGCCACGGTCCGGGTGACGTCATGA